A genome region from Akkermansiaceae bacterium includes the following:
- a CDS encoding S8 family serine peptidase, with amino-acid sequence MNYIWLFLCLACVFMMAYLATRYALSGEPATDVRTTSGKAAPKPYPHQDHLPKTKGSERKNGGGFDGAAFAEGAIPNQRIIVFKDRGAMEGFLANMGAGLNVLGRMDKLNALLIGFGSEADLLANLDGTEETSYNFPASIPEFGGAGVQGDAVALRQGLLQWLGVTGDNSAWGTGVKIAILDTGIADHIAFRNAIERINLVALPSDPSTLNGHGTSVASLIFSNNPLTPGIAPGATPLSVRIADDAGASSSFLIAQGIIAAVDAGAQLINISLGGSGQSALVENALAYARQSGVVVVAAAGNNGTAGVMQPAASPNVIAVGAVDARNQHLDFSNTGKEIAVSAPGYAVNAAYPGDQAAVVTGTSFSSPIIAGTIAATMSNGSRQLLSPTQAVAAMNSNLNDIGAQGSDPATGAGVPDMWRILNGNTPGIYDAAITSITNTGSQIQVLVQNLGTETMVNAGVSVNVNGSITNANITTLLPGDTRVIAVPAGGSESLNIRSSVQLSGGQTDQRPANDSIYQTVPAP; translated from the coding sequence ATGAACTACATCTGGTTGTTCCTCTGCCTCGCCTGCGTGTTCATGATGGCTTACCTGGCCACCAGATACGCGCTTTCCGGGGAACCGGCAACGGATGTGCGGACGACCAGCGGAAAAGCCGCACCCAAGCCCTACCCGCATCAGGATCATCTCCCGAAAACGAAAGGCTCGGAGCGCAAGAATGGCGGCGGATTCGACGGCGCGGCCTTCGCGGAAGGCGCGATCCCCAACCAGCGCATCATCGTGTTCAAGGACAGGGGGGCGATGGAGGGCTTCCTCGCAAACATGGGCGCGGGGCTGAACGTCCTCGGCCGCATGGACAAGCTCAACGCGCTGCTCATCGGCTTCGGCAGCGAGGCTGATCTCCTTGCCAACCTCGATGGCACGGAGGAAACCTCCTACAATTTCCCGGCGAGCATCCCGGAATTCGGAGGAGCGGGCGTGCAGGGGGATGCCGTTGCGTTGCGCCAGGGGCTCCTGCAATGGCTCGGCGTCACCGGCGACAACTCGGCTTGGGGCACCGGCGTGAAGATCGCCATCCTCGATACCGGCATCGCCGACCACATCGCTTTCAGGAATGCCATCGAACGCATCAATCTCGTCGCCCTGCCCTCGGATCCGTCCACGCTCAACGGCCATGGCACATCGGTGGCCTCCCTCATTTTCAGCAACAACCCGCTGACCCCCGGGATCGCGCCGGGAGCCACCCCGCTCTCCGTCCGCATCGCGGATGATGCCGGTGCCTCTAGCAGTTTCCTGATCGCCCAGGGCATCATCGCGGCGGTCGATGCCGGAGCGCAGCTGATCAACATTTCCCTTGGCGGCTCCGGACAAAGCGCCCTTGTTGAAAACGCCCTCGCCTACGCAAGGCAATCCGGCGTGGTGGTGGTGGCCGCTGCGGGAAACAACGGCACGGCGGGCGTGATGCAGCCCGCCGCCAGCCCGAACGTCATCGCTGTCGGCGCGGTTGATGCGCGCAACCAGCATCTCGATTTCTCCAACACCGGAAAGGAAATCGCCGTCTCCGCACCGGGCTATGCGGTGAACGCCGCCTACCCCGGAGATCAGGCGGCGGTGGTCACCGGCACATCCTTTTCATCCCCCATCATCGCAGGCACCATCGCCGCAACCATGAGCAACGGCAGCAGGCAGTTACTTTCCCCCACCCAGGCGGTTGCTGCCATGAATTCCAATCTCAACGACATCGGCGCACAGGGCAGCGATCCCGCGACAGGCGCCGGTGTCCCCGACATGTGGCGCATCCTCAACGGCAACACCCCCGGCATCTACGATGCGGCCATCACCTCCATCACCAACACCGGCAGCCAGATCCAGGTGCTCGTACAGAACCTCGGCACCGAAACCATGGTGAACGCCGGTGTCTCCGTGAACGTCAACGGCTCGATCACCAACGCGAACATCACCACCCTGTTGCCCGGCGACACCCGTGTCATCGCCGTTCCTGCCGGCGGCAGCGAAAGCTTGAACATCAGAAGCTCCGTGCAACTCTCGGGCGGCCAGACCGACCAACGCCCCGCCAATGACTCGATCTACCAGACTGTTCCCGCTCCTTAG
- a CDS encoding cytochrome c: MKLITIITAALLPPLAAAPDGAQLFTTNCSACHMLDQMVVGPSLAEMRTLYNGKPDEFVKWCVAPGKKRPNAIEMPSMVHVGDEGLRAIYAHVMKVSEGVKEQAQKKGDPYAASPIHTARPCVQRIFMPNAGPAAIAVALDYGTSLCWDAGSCRLRYAWTGGFVDGFPYWRGNGSSVAQLVGTVGYVEEKPPLPGEAKFLGYSVKEGLPIFRYSIGSTTVTEGYSPVSSGKGFVRSFTLTPAPTAPLVLEFPDDGKAQITSDKGRMEGSKLTIPAADASAFTLTFSLK, translated from the coding sequence ATGAAGCTCATCACAATCATCACGGCAGCCCTCTTGCCACCCCTCGCCGCCGCCCCGGACGGAGCGCAGCTTTTCACCACGAACTGTTCCGCCTGCCACATGCTCGACCAGATGGTCGTCGGCCCGTCGCTTGCCGAGATGCGCACGCTCTACAACGGCAAGCCCGATGAGTTCGTGAAATGGTGCGTGGCTCCCGGCAAGAAGCGCCCGAACGCGATCGAGATGCCATCCATGGTGCATGTGGGCGATGAGGGGCTGCGTGCGATCTACGCGCATGTGATGAAAGTTTCCGAAGGCGTGAAAGAGCAGGCGCAGAAAAAGGGAGACCCCTACGCGGCCTCCCCGATCCATACGGCCCGCCCCTGCGTGCAGCGCATCTTCATGCCGAACGCTGGCCCCGCCGCGATCGCGGTGGCCCTGGATTACGGCACCTCGCTCTGCTGGGACGCTGGCTCCTGCCGCCTCCGCTATGCATGGACGGGCGGGTTCGTCGACGGCTTCCCCTACTGGCGGGGGAACGGCAGCAGCGTGGCGCAGCTTGTCGGGACCGTCGGGTATGTGGAGGAAAAACCGCCGCTCCCCGGTGAGGCGAAATTTCTCGGCTACTCGGTGAAGGAAGGCTTGCCTATCTTCAGATACAGCATCGGCTCCACTACGGTGACGGAGGGATACTCGCCGGTCTCCAGCGGGAAAGGTTTCGTCAGATCTTTCACGCTCACACCCGCGCCGACGGCTCCGCTGGTGCTGGAATTCCCGGATGACGGGAAAGCGCAAATCACCTCCGACAAAGGCCGCATGGAAGGCTCCAAGCTCACCATCCCCGCCGCCGATGCCTCCGCCTTCACCCTCACCTTTTCCCTGAAATGA
- a CDS encoding sialate O-acetylesterase — protein MADMNQKNLRPGIPASLLAAVTLSSALLHAEVKPNPLFTDGAVLQRGQAVPIWGTAKDGEKVSVEFAGQKAETTAKGGKWSVSLKPLEAGGPFTMKISGENTVTVGNLLVGEVWVCSGQSNMEWKFKATAAADQDRADANYPKLRMFTVARTTSPLPLAKAKGSWVECSPQTVDGFSAVGYYFARDLHEKLGVPVGMISTSWGGTPAQAWTSAEGFGGHAELDGYAKVAKENLAKYATAAPEKPLGPGIPASLYNGMIEPLLPYAIKGAIWYQGESNAGKSKEYQTLFPAMIADWRAKWKQGDFPFYFVQIAPFKGQPAEIREAQFLTLSKSKNTAMVVTTDVGDANDIHPRRKRPVGERLALAARALVYGEKTEYSGPLYESMEAKGDKVALSFGHVGGGLVAEGGDLKGFTIAGADGQFVPAKAEIKGDQVLVSAEGVSEPKAVRYGWANVPDVNLFNKEGLPASPFRTDVE, from the coding sequence ATGGCTGATATGAACCAAAAAAACCTCCGTCCCGGAATCCCCGCCAGTCTGCTGGCCGCCGTCACCCTTTCGTCCGCCCTGCTCCATGCGGAAGTGAAACCCAACCCGCTTTTCACGGATGGAGCCGTGTTGCAGCGCGGGCAGGCTGTGCCGATCTGGGGCACGGCAAAGGATGGGGAGAAGGTCAGCGTCGAGTTTGCCGGACAGAAGGCGGAGACGACGGCAAAGGGCGGCAAGTGGTCGGTGAGCCTCAAGCCCCTGGAGGCGGGCGGCCCGTTCACGATGAAAATTTCCGGGGAGAACACCGTGACGGTGGGCAACCTTCTTGTCGGCGAGGTCTGGGTCTGCTCCGGACAGTCGAACATGGAATGGAAATTCAAGGCCACAGCAGCGGCGGACCAGGACAGGGCGGATGCGAATTACCCCAAGCTTAGGATGTTCACGGTCGCGAGGACGACCTCGCCGCTGCCGCTGGCCAAGGCGAAGGGCAGCTGGGTGGAATGCTCGCCGCAGACCGTGGATGGCTTTTCCGCGGTCGGTTACTATTTCGCACGGGATCTGCATGAGAAGCTCGGTGTGCCGGTGGGCATGATTTCGACTTCGTGGGGCGGCACTCCCGCCCAAGCATGGACGAGCGCGGAGGGTTTCGGCGGTCATGCGGAACTCGATGGCTACGCAAAGGTGGCGAAGGAAAACCTTGCGAAATACGCCACAGCGGCTCCTGAAAAACCGCTCGGCCCGGGCATACCTGCGAGCCTTTACAACGGGATGATCGAGCCGCTGCTTCCCTACGCGATCAAGGGAGCGATCTGGTATCAGGGGGAATCGAACGCCGGGAAATCCAAGGAATACCAGACCCTTTTCCCTGCGATGATCGCGGACTGGCGCGCGAAGTGGAAGCAGGGCGATTTCCCCTTCTACTTCGTGCAGATCGCACCCTTCAAGGGCCAGCCTGCAGAAATCCGCGAGGCGCAGTTCCTGACTCTTTCGAAATCGAAAAACACGGCCATGGTGGTCACCACGGATGTGGGCGATGCGAATGACATCCACCCGAGGCGGAAACGCCCCGTGGGGGAGCGGCTCGCGTTGGCCGCCCGCGCACTGGTCTATGGCGAGAAAACCGAGTATTCCGGCCCCCTGTATGAGTCGATGGAGGCGAAAGGGGACAAGGTTGCCCTGAGTTTCGGCCATGTCGGCGGCGGGCTTGTTGCGGAGGGCGGGGATCTGAAAGGCTTCACCATCGCGGGTGCGGACGGTCAATTCGTTCCGGCCAAAGCCGAGATCAAGGGCGATCAGGTGTTGGTGTCCGCGGAGGGTGTCAGCGAGCCGAAAGCCGTCCGCTACGGCTGGGCGAACGTGCCGGATGTCAACCTGTTCAACAAGGAAGGCCTGCCCGCATCGCCGTTCAGGACGGACGTGGAGTGA